Part of the Actinomyces howellii genome, TCGTCCTCGCGCTGACCTCCAACCCCGAGGGTGCCTCGATCCAGCACGCACGAACCGCCCAGGGCCCGGCCGTCGCGGCGAGCCTGGCCGAGGGTGCGACGCGCTCCAACGCCGCGGCTCGACAGGCCGGGGTCCTGGGGAGCGTCGGACTGGTCGTCGGCGCGACCACGGGCATCGCCGTCACCGACCTCGGTATCGACCTGGTCGGCGTCAACGGGCCACTGCTCGCACCCGGGGTGGGCGCCCAGGGTGCTGCGGGCCCCGAGCTGGCCACGGTGTTCGGCCCGGCCCGGGGCAACGTGCTCGCCTCGACCTCCCGGGCGGTGCTCAGCGCCGGCCCGGACCCGCAGGGGCTGCGCCGTGCCGCCGACGCGGCCGGTGAGCAGGCGCTGCGAGCGCTGCGGCACTGAGGCCCGGGCCGCCGGGAACCGGCGGTCGCCCGCCTGAGCCACCGACCGACCAGGACCCTCCGTTCGGGATGCGCACGGCGACGAACCGACCTAACCTTGATGAAGATCACAGGCGATCGACGCACAGGTTGTGGGAGGACCCCGCCATGACACTTCCAGCATTGACCGCGCAGCAGCGGTCCGATGCCCTGGCGAGGGCTGCTGACGCGCGGCAGCGCCGCGCACAGGCCAAGGACGCTCTCAAGCACGGGCGCATGAGCGTCTCGGAGTTCCTCGAGCAGGCCGGCACGGACGAGGCCCTGGGGCGCATGCGCGTCATCGACCTCCTCCTGGCCCTGCCCAGGGTCGGCAGGAGGACGGCTGAGGTGCTCATGGAGGAGATCGGCATCTCCCCGACCAGGCGCGTGCGCGGCCTCGGCTCGCGCCAGAGCGCCGAGCTCGTCGCCCGCTTCGGCTGAGGGCCCCTGTGGTGGCACGGACGCGCTCGAGCCAGGATGACCCGGCGCGCCCGGTGGTCCATCATGTCCCCATGCCGTCGTCCTGCCGCCCCGCCCTCCCGCCGCGTCTGACCGTGCTCGCCGGGCCGACAGCGGTCGGCAAGGGCACGATCGTCGCCGAGCTGAGGCGACGTCACCCCGAGCTGTTCGTCTCGGTGTCGGCGACGACCCGCAGCCCTCGCCCGGGGGAGGTCGACGGGGTGCACTACCACTTCGTGTCGGACGCGCAGTTCGACCGCCTCGTGGCCGACGGGCAGATGCTCGAGTGGGCGCTCGTGCACGGTACCCACCGGTACGGCACCCCGCGGGGACCTGTCGAGGACAGGCTCGCGGTGGGCAGACCGGCGCTGCTCGAGATCGACCTGGCGGGGGCCCGGCAGGTGCGTGAGTCCATGCCGCAGGCCCAGCTCGTCTTCGTCGCCCCTCCCAGCTGGGAGGATCTCGTCACGCGGCTGATCGGACGGGGAACCGAGGACGAGCGGGAGCGGGAGCGTCGGCTGGCCACCGCCCGCGTCGAGCTCGCGGCGGCCCGCGAGTTCGACCGGACGATCGTCAACGACCGCGTGGCGCGTGCCACGGACGAGCTCGAGGGCATCATGGGGCTGGCAGGCTAGACTGTTCCGGTTCACGCACTGTCGAGCACACCCGGAGTAGCACATGCTCGGAACCTCCGCCCAGCCCGAGGGGATCACCAGCCCGCCCATCGACGACCTCCTCGAGAAGGTCGACTCGAA contains:
- the mihF gene encoding integration host factor, actinobacterial type; translation: MTLPALTAQQRSDALARAADARQRRAQAKDALKHGRMSVSEFLEQAGTDEALGRMRVIDLLLALPRVGRRTAEVLMEEIGISPTRRVRGLGSRQSAELVARFG
- the gmk gene encoding guanylate kinase, which codes for MPSSCRPALPPRLTVLAGPTAVGKGTIVAELRRRHPELFVSVSATTRSPRPGEVDGVHYHFVSDAQFDRLVADGQMLEWALVHGTHRYGTPRGPVEDRLAVGRPALLEIDLAGARQVRESMPQAQLVFVAPPSWEDLVTRLIGRGTEDERERERRLATARVELAAAREFDRTIVNDRVARATDELEGIMGLAG